One segment of Neobacillus endophyticus DNA contains the following:
- a CDS encoding winged helix-turn-helix transcriptional regulator yields MEQNESTHTKCPIEKTMSVIGGKWTFLIIRELFYKTRRFGELERSLKGISPRTLSLRLKELEDESIIKREVFSEIPPHVEYSLTDKGQSLLPIFNAMKEWGNTWDVSGKD; encoded by the coding sequence ATGGAGCAGAATGAATCCACTCATACTAAATGTCCAATTGAAAAGACAATGAGTGTAATTGGCGGAAAGTGGACGTTTTTAATCATAAGAGAATTGTTTTACAAAACAAGGCGGTTTGGAGAATTAGAAAGATCGCTAAAAGGAATAAGTCCGCGAACACTTTCTCTTCGTTTAAAGGAATTAGAGGATGAAAGTATTATTAAACGGGAGGTCTTTTCGGAGATACCGCCGCATGTGGAATATTCATTGACAGATAAAGGACAGAGCCTTCTGCCTATTTTCAATGCCATGAAGGAGTGGGGAAATACATGGGACGTATCAGGCAAGGATTAA
- the recQ gene encoding DNA helicase RecQ, producing MFEQALPLLESYFGYHSFRNGQEQAIRSVLGGRNTICVMPTGGGKSICYQIPALILSGTTIVISPLISLMKDQVDALVQIGVPAAFINSSLSYNEANERIDAAKQGKYKLLYIAPERLESPDFIEDLKSMDIPLIAVDEAHCISQWGHDFRPSYRHIQYMIDGLPQRPKVLALTATATPRVREDICRLLDIDERNTIITGFERVNLSFSVIKGQDRVKFLLEYLKQNEKEAGIIYAATRKNVDQLYERLRKEHINVARYHAGMGDVERAQEQERFLEDKASVMVATSAFGMGIDKSNIRYVLHFQLPKNMESYYQEAGRAGRDGLKSECILLYSPQDVQIQRFLIDQSSDRSRMSQELEKLQQMVDYCHTENCLQEFILAYFGETDTEPCGRCGNCTDSRTRIEVTRETQMVLSCVIRMGQRFGKNITAQVLTGSKNKKVTEMGFERLTTYGIMKEKGAKEVSDFIEFLISQELIGIEQGQFPTLYVTPKGKDILLGKEQVYRRETLQVKQVSKNDPLFEALRDVRKRIADEEKVPPFVIFSDAALKDMCAKLPKTNEEFLQVSGVGEHKLQKYGLEFIQAIRTFCEEHPDYKSELEDEPVPKKAAKKEAGDSHLETLKLHQSQLSIADIAERRELAISTVENHLLQCAQLGMEVDFNRLIPDEYIPLLENALSEVGRDRLKPIKELLPEEVSYFMIKVYVYYISKKK from the coding sequence TTGTTTGAACAAGCCCTTCCTCTGTTAGAATCCTACTTTGGTTACCACTCCTTCCGCAATGGCCAGGAGCAGGCAATCCGTTCGGTTTTAGGAGGTAGAAATACGATTTGCGTTATGCCGACTGGCGGCGGGAAATCGATTTGCTACCAAATTCCGGCCCTCATCCTTTCAGGTACCACAATCGTTATATCTCCATTGATCTCTTTAATGAAAGACCAGGTTGACGCTCTTGTTCAGATTGGCGTTCCTGCTGCATTTATTAACAGCTCCTTAAGTTACAATGAAGCAAATGAACGGATCGACGCTGCCAAGCAAGGGAAATACAAATTGCTATACATCGCACCGGAGCGTTTGGAATCGCCAGATTTTATTGAAGACCTGAAGTCCATGGATATCCCATTGATAGCTGTCGACGAAGCACACTGTATTTCACAATGGGGACATGATTTTCGTCCAAGCTATCGGCATATTCAGTACATGATTGATGGTCTGCCGCAAAGGCCAAAGGTTCTAGCGCTTACGGCGACAGCAACACCAAGGGTAAGGGAGGATATTTGCCGCCTTCTGGATATTGACGAAAGAAACACCATCATCACTGGATTTGAGCGCGTAAACTTATCTTTTTCCGTGATCAAAGGGCAGGATCGCGTAAAATTCCTTCTTGAATATCTGAAACAGAATGAAAAGGAAGCGGGTATTATTTATGCAGCAACTCGGAAAAATGTCGATCAGCTCTATGAGCGGCTTCGAAAGGAACATATAAATGTGGCTCGCTATCATGCTGGGATGGGAGACGTGGAACGTGCCCAGGAGCAAGAACGATTTTTAGAGGATAAGGCATCTGTCATGGTTGCAACCTCTGCCTTTGGGATGGGAATCGACAAATCCAACATCCGCTATGTACTGCACTTTCAGCTTCCTAAAAATATGGAAAGCTATTATCAGGAAGCAGGGCGCGCAGGCCGCGACGGTCTGAAGAGTGAATGTATATTGTTATATTCTCCCCAGGATGTACAGATTCAACGGTTTTTAATTGATCAATCCAGTGATAGAAGCCGAATGTCACAAGAGTTGGAAAAGCTGCAGCAGATGGTGGATTATTGCCATACGGAAAATTGCTTACAGGAATTTATTTTAGCTTATTTTGGAGAAACGGATACAGAGCCTTGCGGAAGATGCGGGAATTGTACCGATTCCCGGACACGGATCGAAGTGACCCGTGAAACCCAAATGGTATTATCTTGTGTCATTCGAATGGGACAGCGCTTTGGGAAAAATATTACAGCCCAAGTGTTAACCGGGTCGAAAAATAAAAAAGTGACTGAAATGGGATTTGAGAGACTCACAACCTATGGAATTATGAAAGAAAAGGGTGCTAAAGAAGTCAGTGATTTTATCGAATTCTTAATTTCCCAGGAGCTCATCGGTATTGAACAAGGGCAATTTCCGACCCTTTATGTGACGCCAAAAGGAAAGGACATTTTGCTGGGAAAAGAGCAGGTCTATCGCAGGGAAACGCTTCAGGTTAAGCAAGTGTCAAAGAATGATCCATTATTTGAAGCATTAAGAGATGTCCGGAAGCGAATTGCTGATGAGGAAAAAGTACCGCCATTTGTGATTTTCTCAGATGCGGCCTTGAAGGATATGTGTGCCAAACTGCCAAAAACTAATGAAGAATTTTTACAAGTCAGCGGCGTAGGAGAGCATAAACTGCAAAAATATGGTCTGGAATTTATCCAAGCGATCCGTACTTTTTGTGAGGAACATCCCGACTACAAGAGTGAACTAGAAGATGAGCCAGTACCGAAAAAAGCGGCTAAAAAAGAAGCAGGAGACTCCCATTTGGAGACATTGAAATTACACCAGAGCCAGCTGTCGATTGCTGACATTGCCGAAAGACGGGAACTTGCTATCAGCACGGTTGAAAATCATTTACTTCAATGTGCCCAGCTAGGTATGGAGGTTGATTTTAACAGACTTATTCCGGACGAATATATCCCGCTGTTAGAAAATGCCTTGTCAGAGGTCGGGCGTGACCGCTTAAAACCAATCAAAGAACTCCTGCCGGAGGAAGTCAGTTACTTTATGATAAAGGTCTATGTATATTATATAAGCAAAAAGAAGTAG